From Tachypleus tridentatus isolate NWPU-2018 chromosome 8, ASM421037v1, whole genome shotgun sequence, a single genomic window includes:
- the LOC143222676 gene encoding uncharacterized protein LOC143222676 — translation MEEARLSFEKRKFILKCYWKCENVAEVQRRFRRELQTDPPTRLTITCIRDTFETNGTVQDVHKAGMLENLHRSPRKSIRQTDRETGIPKSSVHRMLKRIHWKSFIPALVHALNEDDLDQRVEFYEWYLVKSAEDAQFPNKIAWSDEATFKLNGLVNRYNCTYWAPQNPYVTVEQQVNLPGVKVWCGLSAFGVTGPFCFENTVTGFVYLNLLQESVVPRIRGQFRDEEFYFQHDGAPPHYHRNVRAYLDENLPNRWIGRRGSTEFPSRSPDLTPLDFFFLWGYVKDNVYSTKPAAINELRAATERECTQISNEMIREVCKSIYPRYQQCLDQNRHQFEHLR, via the coding sequence ATGGAAGAAGCAAGACTAAGCTTTGAGAAAAGgaagtttattttaaagtgttactggaagtgtgagaacgtagctgaagtgcaaagacggtTTAGAAGGGAGCttcaaacagatccaccaacgCGACTCACCATTACTTGCATCAGAGATAcgtttgaaacaaatggaactgttcaagacgtccataaGGCAGGGATGTTGGAAAATCTCcaccgatctccaagaaaatctaTTCGGCAAACAGACCGtgagacaggaatcccaaaatcgagcgttcatcgcatgttgaagcgcattcattggaaaagttttattccgGCATTAGTTCACGCCCTCAATGAAGATGATCTTGACCAGAGAGTTGAATTTTATGAGTGGTACCTGGTaaaatctgcagaggatgcacagtttccaaacaagattgccTGGAGTGATGaggccacatttaagttaaatggctTAGTTAATCGCTACAATTGCACCTACTGGGCACCTCAGAACCCGTATGTTACGGTTGAACAGCAGGTAAACTTACCAGGGGTTAAagtgtggtgtggattatcagcgTTTGGTGTAACTGGACCATTCTGTTTCGAAAACACAGTCACTGGTTTCGTTTATCTGAACTTGCTGCAAGAATCTGTCGTGCCACGCATTCGTGGGCAATTTAGAGATGAGGAGTTTTATTTTCAGCATGATGGAGCTCCTCCCCACTATCATCGTAATGTGAGGGCCTATCTTGACGAAAATTTGCCGAACAGGTGGATTGGGAGAAGAGGTAGCACTGAATTTCCCTCACgttcaccagacctcacacctctggactttttttttttatggggatACGTCAAAGATAATGTTTATAGCACAAAACCGGCAGcaatcaatgagctgagagcagcaactgaaagagaatgcacacaaatatcaaatgaaatgattcgtgaagtttgCAAATCCATCTATCCTCGTTATCAGCAGTGTCTGGATCAGAACCgtcatcagttcgaacacctgcgataa